The nucleotide sequence CGGGTCCACTCCGGGCTCCGTGGCTGGAGCCGGTCAGGACTCCCCCGAGCGGGTCACGCACTGTGGGCCGGAACTAGCCTCTCCCGAGGGGGTCGAGGCGCAGACCTGTGTGCTCGCGGAAGGACCGGACACCTGGGCGCGTACGTACTACCGGAACGCGACCGGCCAGAATCTCGACGCGTTTCTGACCCTCCTGGCACCCGGTGGGCGGACCGTACAAGTCCGCTGCCCGGTCCCCGCGCAGGACGAACCGGGAACCTGTGAAACACCCAGGGAGCGCGGCAAGGGCGCGTCCACGGCGTATACGGCGGTGGCGGAATTCGCGGGTACGGGCGAGGGGGACAACACTCCGCTGCTGCTCCGAGCGGGCAGCAACACCGCGGACAGCGAAGGAAGTTGAGGGTCGACGCCCCGGACCTCGCCGGAAGCGGACATGGAAAGGCCCGATCGCTGGCGACGGGGGATGCACCAGCGACCGGGCTTCCAGAACGGTAACAAGAGATCTGCTGTTCGCAAATTCGATCTCGGTTATTCGGACAGGGATTTACCTGTCCGAAGACCAGGTTGTGGCCGAAGTCACCGACTGGTCGGTCTGTCAGTCACCGATACCACCTGGGGTATCAGCTGAGAGTCACCTGACGGTTCGTGAGGCCGCCGCGCGCCCGCCGCTCCTCGGCCGTGAGCGGGGCGTCCGAGGCGAGCGCCCCGGCCAGCCGCTCGGCGAACTCGGCGGCCGGCTTCTCGCACTCCTCGGCCGTCATCGCCGTCGGCAGGTCCCAGACCGGCACCATCAGCCCGTGGGCACGGAACGAACCGACCAAGCGGGTGTCGGCACCCAGGGAGGTCGAACCGGCGGCCTGCAGGCGGGCGAGCGCGTCGAGGAGCTTCTCCTCCGGGTACGGCATGACCCAGCGCAGGTGGTTCTTCTCCGGGGTCTCGCACCAGTACGCCGAGTCGACGCTCGCCAGCTTCACCGTCGGGATCGCGGCGGCGTTGGCACGCTCCAGGGAGGCGGCGACCTCCGGGTCGGCACCGTCGGCGGACTGCGGGATCCAGAACTCGAAGCCCGTGTGGACCTCCGGCGCGAACTCGGCGTCCGCGTCGAGCAGGTCCTGGAGGCGCGGGCCCTCGGCCGGAACCCGGCGCGCCGGGATCGGCGTGCCCGGCTCGGCCTCAAGGGCGCGCTGAAGGGTGTCGGCGAGGTCGCGGGCGAGGTCGCCGGAGGTGGCCTCGTTCTGCAGGGCGAGCAGGACCGAGCCGTCGTCCCGGCGGAGCGCCGGCCAGGCCATCGGCAGCACGGTCGCGAGCGTCACCGAGGGAACGCCCTCCGGGAGGCCGTCCTTCAGGGTGAGCGGCACGGTCGCGGCGGGCACCAGCTCGCGCAGCGCGACCCAGTCGCACTCGCCGGCCAGGCCCTCGAAGGGACGCTGGACGAGCTCGGTGACGGCGTGCGCGGCGGCCCGGCCGTGACACGCCTTGTAGCGGCGGCCCGAACCGCACGGGCACGGCTCGCGCGCCCCGACGACCGGGATCTCCCCGTTCGTGACCTGTGCCTGGCCGGTCTTGCCGGCCTTCGTCTGGGGGCGCTTCTTGGCCATGGTGTGGCTTTCTCCCGATCGCGGCGGTGCGGTGCGTGTGCGGTGCTTGTTCCGGCGCGAGCCTAGCCGCACCGGGCACCCACACCCCTCAGGCGGGCCGCTGCCCCATGAGCGGGACGGCGGCCACCGGGGCCGTACGCGATCGGTGGGGAGCGCCGAACGCGGCCGGCCGGCCGACTCGCCGTGCGCCGCGCCGTACGCCGCCAGTCCAGCTCGCCGTACGCCGCCAGCCGGTCGTCGTACGTCGTCCTCCAGGTCCCCGAATGCCGTCAGTCCAGAGCGCCGTACCCCGTCAGTCCAGGTCGTCGTACGCGTCCAGGATGTCGAAGCGGGAGCCGCCGCCCACTCGGGCCGCGAAGTCCTCACGGCGGTGTCCCTCGGTGACCACCACCCAGACCGTGACCTCGCCGGTCGCGCTGTCCCGTACGCCCCAGTCCTGGGCCAGCGCGCTGATGATGTTCAGCCCGCGCCCGCCCCGTGCGGTGACCGAGGGCGTCGCCGGAACGGGCCGCGTCGGCCCGCCGCCGTCCGTGACCTCGACCCTGAGACCGCCCGCCGAGTCGACCCGCCAGGCCGCCCGTACATCCCCGTCGCCACGATCCGCCCGCCCCAGCGGCCTGCCGTACCGGCAGGCATTGCTGAGCAGCTCGGAAAGGATCAGCACCGCGTCGTCGACGACCGAATCGGACACCCCGCTGCGGTACAGCTCGTCCCGCATCCGGTGTCTCGCCTCACCCACGCCCGCAGGGCCATGGGGTACGGCCATGCTCGACGACGTGGGCACCTCCTGTGCCACCACCAACGCCACCCCCGAGACCTCCTTTGCCCCACGCCACCGTGTGGATGCCCCAATGGACTGGACCGGAAACCGGCCAATCCGCGTTCGATGAGGCACTCGTGACGATCGCGTACGCGGTGAACGCGCCGGTGCACTCCCCGCAGGCCCCGCCGACCCTTGTGGCGTAAGGGAAAGGAGGGGTTCAGGGGACGGGAATCGGACGCCCGGCGGGTGTCGGCAGGTCGGAAGACTCAGTCGCGGCCCAGCTGCGCGAGCACCTGCTTGGGACGGTTGGTGATGATCGCGTCCACGCCCAGCCGCTCGCAGAGCTCGACGTCCTCCGCCTCGTCCACGGTCCAGACGTGCACCTGGTGACCGGCCTTCTGCAGCCGCAGGATCACCGCCGGATTGTGCCGGACGATCCGGATCGAAGGCCCGGCGATGCGCGCGCCCGCGGGGAGCCGCCCGTCGCGCAGCCTCGGCGAGACGAACTGGGCGAGGGAGACGGTGGGGAGCGTCGGCGAGGCCGCGGCGATCCGGTGCAGGGAGCGGGCCGAGAAGCTCATGACGCGTACGGGGGAGTCCGCGGCGGACGCGGGCGCGTCCAGGCCGAACCGCTTGAGGAGCTGGAGCAGCCGCTCCTCGACCTGGCCCGCCCAGCGGGTGGGGTGCTTGGTCTCGATGGCCAGCTCGACCCGGCGCCCGGCGTCGGAGACCAGCTCCAGGAGGCGCTCCAGGGTGAGGACCGAGGTCGATCCG is from Streptomyces venezuelae ATCC 10712 and encodes:
- a CDS encoding DUF5926 family protein codes for the protein MAKKRPQTKAGKTGQAQVTNGEIPVVGAREPCPCGSGRRYKACHGRAAAHAVTELVQRPFEGLAGECDWVALRELVPAATVPLTLKDGLPEGVPSVTLATVLPMAWPALRRDDGSVLLALQNEATSGDLARDLADTLQRALEAEPGTPIPARRVPAEGPRLQDLLDADAEFAPEVHTGFEFWIPQSADGADPEVAASLERANAAAIPTVKLASVDSAYWCETPEKNHLRWVMPYPEEKLLDALARLQAAGSTSLGADTRLVGSFRAHGLMVPVWDLPTAMTAEECEKPAAEFAERLAGALASDAPLTAEERRARGGLTNRQVTLS
- a CDS encoding ATP-binding protein, whose protein sequence is MPHRTRIGRFPVQSIGASTRWRGAKEVSGVALVVAQEVPTSSSMAVPHGPAGVGEARHRMRDELYRSGVSDSVVDDAVLILSELLSNACRYGRPLGRADRGDGDVRAAWRVDSAGGLRVEVTDGGGPTRPVPATPSVTARGGRGLNIISALAQDWGVRDSATGEVTVWVVVTEGHRREDFAARVGGGSRFDILDAYDDLD
- a CDS encoding glycerophosphodiester phosphodiesterase: MTHARQHPNRGPVQVVAHRGASEDAPEHTLAAYVKAIEDGADALECDVRLTADGHLVCVHDRRVDRTSNGRGAVSALELADLAALDFGTWKGREDSRESPDRSDPGSTSVLTLERLLELVSDAGRRVELAIETKHPTRWAGQVEERLLQLLKRFGLDAPASAADSPVRVMSFSARSLHRIAAASPTLPTVSLAQFVSPRLRDGRLPAGARIAGPSIRIVRHNPAVILRLQKAGHQVHVWTVDEAEDVELCERLGVDAIITNRPKQVLAQLGRD